One part of the Vicia villosa cultivar HV-30 ecotype Madison, WI linkage group LG6, Vvil1.0, whole genome shotgun sequence genome encodes these proteins:
- the LOC131613883 gene encoding F-box/LRR-repeat protein At4g14096-like, protein MEDDRISKLPDGILGHIISFLPSEDAFATRVLSKRWRPLWFLYPSPNLDFDDQRFFKKEEPYISFKDMVNVTITERSEHQPIKSFRLRCHESHDSFTSEFSIMLLLTARRMEHVDIQMCDNWKLNIICFIFRFSNLVVLKLKFVCVNLFISANLPSLKILHLNSVYFFEHGFLLEILNACPILEDLEIKNISTRYWSVEYDEQVKKFTNLIRADVSNISIYDVDLEVFSSVEFLRLEEMYGAVPVFSKLTHLEIVYGRSINWRFLTSVMKNCPILQTFILEMPLTPDIFTSYLAEALFDLRLFRNILPECLSLQLKKCTITNYRGCEYEFLFVQNFLMNSTSLERMRIFSSPSLKNQEKLDKMEELLAFPRISATCEVYFV, encoded by the exons ATGGAGGATGACAGGATTAGTAAGTTGCCTGATGGAATCCTCGGTCACATTATCTCATTTCTCCCATCTGAAGATGCTTTTGCAACTCGTGTACTTTCTAAGAGGTGGAGGCCACTATGGTTTTTATATCCTAGTCCCAATCTTGACTTTGATGATCAAAGgtttttcaaaaaagaagaacCATACATTAGCTTTAAAGATATGGTAAATGTAACCATTACTGAAAGAAGTGAGCACCAACCCATCAAAAGCTTTCGCCTAAGATGTCATGAATCTCATGATAGCTTTACCAGTGAATTCAGCATAATGTTATTGTTAACGGCACGCAGAATGGAGCACGTTGACATTCAAATGTGTGATAACTGGAAATTGAAtatcatttgttttatttttcgctTTAGTAACCTTGTTGTTCTAAAGCTGAAATTTGTATGCGTGAATCTTTTTATATCTGCCAACCTTCCATCACTTAAAATTTTACACTTGAATAGTGTTTATTTTTTCGAACACGGGTTTCTTTTGGAAATTCTTAATGCTTGTCCAATTCTTGAGGACTTGGAAATAAAGAATATATCAACAAGGTATTGGTCAGTTGAGTATGATGAACAAGTTAAGAAATTTACAAATTTGATCAGGGCGGATGTTTCTAACATCTCTATTTATGATGTTGATCTGGAAGTCTTTTCCAGTGTTGAGTTTCTTCGGTTAGAAGAG ATGTATGGGGCCGTTCCTGTGTTTTCCAAGTTAACTCATTTGGAGATTGTATATGGAAGAAGTATTAATTGGAGATTTTTAACTTCTGTCATGAAGAATTGCCCTATACTTCAAACTTTTATCCTTGAAATGCCTTTAACACCAGATATTTTCACATCGTATTTGGCAGAAGCATTATTTGATCTTAGATTGTTCCGAAATATTTTGCCTGAATGCCTTTCTttacaattaaaaaaatgtaCTATTACAAATTATAGAGGATGCGAATATGAGTTTCTATTTGTACAAAACTTTTTGATGAATTCTACATCTTTGGAGAGAATGAGAATATTCAGTTCACCTTCCTTGAAAAACCAGGAAAAGCTTGATAAGATGGAAGAATTATTGGCATTCCCAAGGATCTCTGCTACATGTGAAGTTTATTTTGTATGA
- the LOC131609235 gene encoding pentatricopeptide repeat-containing protein At1g06143-like has translation MLVPKHFSIPKHTIQLNNNNQQHSLKDTILTQIKQCTNLKTLESIYAIMFKTNFNQDCFLMNQFITASSSISSHTNLATSTFTQIKKPNTLVYNALIKACVHCHSPNQALLHYINMLRNGVVPSSYSFSSLIKACTLLTDSVNGKTLHGHVWKNGFHSHVFVQTTLIEFYSSLGIVCDSRKVFDEMYERDSYAWTTMISAYVRNNDVISAEKLFDEMPERKNTATWNAVIDGYAKLGNIERVEFLFDKIPSKDIISWTTLMSCYLKNKRYYEVVKLFNEMVNEGMVVPDEVTITTVISACAHLGALGLGKEVHFYLMMNGFCIDVYIGSSLIDMYAKCGSVERSLLVFYKLQDKNLFCWNSMIDGLAAHGYAKEALRMFEEMRKQGIRPNGVTFVSVLTACTHAGFIEEGRRLFVSMIEDYCINPQVVHYGCMIDLLSKGGLLEDALEMIRGMRSEPNGFIWGALLNGCKVHRNLEIARVAVQNLRVMEPNNSGHYSLLVNMYAEVNRWCDVANTRNEMKDLGVEKTCPGSSWIEINKELHVFAASDKYHPSYGQVNMFLIELDEQLRLSGYVPEMGSIL, from the coding sequence ATGCTTGTACCCAAACACTTTTCAATCCCAAAACACACAATccaactcaacaacaacaatcaacaacACAGTCTCAAAGACACAATCCTAACTCAAATCAAACAATGCACAAATCTAAAAACACTAGAATCAATCTACGCCATAATGTTCAAAACCAACTTCAACCAAGATTGCTTCCTCATGAACCAATTCATAACCGCATCATCCTCAATCTCTTCTCACACAAACCTCGCAACTTCCACTTTCACACAAATCAAAAAACCAAACACTTTAGTTTACAACGCACTCATCAAAGCCTGTGTTCATTGCCACTCACCAAACCAAGCATTACTACATTACATAAACATGCTCCGAAACGGCGTCGTACCCTCAAGCTATTCATTCTCCTCTTTGATTAAGGCCTGCACTTTGTTAACAGATTCTGTTAACGGTAAAACACTTCACGGACACGTGTGGAAAAACGGTTTCCATTCACACGTGTTTGTTCAAACTACTCTCATTGAATTCTATTCCAGTTTGGGTATTGTGTGTGATTCAagaaaggtgtttgatgaaatgtatGAGAGAGATAGTTATGCTTGGACGACGATGATTTCAGCGTATGTGCGTAATAATGACGTTATATCTGCAgagaaactgtttgatgaaatgcctgagAGAAAAAACACGGCTACATGGAATGCGGTGATTGATGGTTATGCGAAATTGGGGAATATTGAGCGGGTTGAGTTTTTGTTTGATAAAATCCCTTCTAAGGATATAATTTCGTGGACAACTTTGATGAGTTGTTATTTgaagaataaaagatattatGAAGTCGTGAAGCTTTTTAATGAAATGGTGAATGAGGGAATGGTGGTTCCCGATGAAGTTACTATAACAACTGTGATTTCAGCTTGTGCTCATTTGGGTGCACTTGGGTTAGGAAAAGAGGTGCATTTTTATTTGATGATGAATGGATTTTGTATTGATGTTTATATTGGGTCTTCGTTGATTGATATGTATGCAAAATGTGGAAGTGTAGAAAGGTCGCTTTTGGTGTTTTATAAATTGCAGGATAAGAATCTTTTTTGCTGGAATTCCATGATTGATGGACTGGCTGCACACGGCTATGCAAAAGAGGCGTTAAGGATGTTTGAGGAAATGAGGAAGCAAGGAATAAGGCCAAATGGGGTAACGTTTGTTAGTGTTTTAACTGCCTGTACTCATGCAGGGTTTATAGAAGAGGGTCGTCGTTTGTTTGTGAGTATGATTGAGGATTATTGTATTAATCCTCAAGTTGTACATTATGGATGCATGATTGATTTATTGAGCAAAGGTGGTTTGCTTGAAGATGCATTGGAGATGATTAGAGGAATGAGGTCCGAACCGAATGGTTTCATTTGGGGTGCCTTGTTGAATGGGTGTAAGGTTCATAGAAACTTGGAAATTGCTCGTGTTGCGGTTCAGAATCTAAGGGTTATGGAGCCAAATAACAGTGGGCATTATAGTCTTCTTGTTAATATGTATGCTGAAGTGAATAGGTGGTGTGACGTCGCGAATACCAGGAATGAGATGAAGGATTTGGGTGTGGAAAAAACATGTCCTGGGTCTAGTTGGATCGAAATCAACAAGGAACTTCATGTTTTTGCTGCTTCTGATAAGTATCACCCATCTTATGGTCAGGTTAACATGTTTCTAATTGAGCTGGATGAGCAGCTGAGACTATCCGGCTATGTCCCTGAAATGGGGTCTATTCTTTAA